In one Lycium barbarum isolate Lr01 chromosome 7, ASM1917538v2, whole genome shotgun sequence genomic region, the following are encoded:
- the LOC132604329 gene encoding WAT1-related protein At1g09380-like isoform X1, which translates to MGKDLLPFLLMVVVQFALAGTAIITKLVMDEGMDPYVHLSYRQIIATISIAPFAYFIERKTRPKLTPFTLFLIFMCSIIGVTAMQMTCFIGLKNSTATITTALSNLVPANTFLLAVICGLEKVGVRTKAGQAKMMGTILCISGAVLLSLYHGKVVIDNLGIHWKYSSHNTSKNNSHGNFFTGPFLVIISTMAYSVWLIIQPSVILRYPAPYSSTTLMFFMASLECGIIAICVNHDKTAWSLNSIRAISVLYNGTVNSALALYLVTWCIKRKGPLYVSMFLPLMLVISAFFSWTLLGEKLYVGTILGSIVTLTGFYVFLWAKKKEITRATEHVEEETEEEVRKEKDKLTKIDDLEVQFSQNSNANSN; encoded by the exons ATGGGTAAAGATCTATTGCCTTTCTTGTTAATGGTGGTGGTGCAATTTGCTCTTGCTGGCACAGCTATCATAACAAAGCTTGTTATGGATGAAGGCATGGACCCTTATGTCCATTTATCCTATCGACAAATTATTGCCACCATTTCTATTGCACCCTTTGCTTACTTTATCGAGAG GAAAACAAGGCCTAAGTTGACACCATTTACACTTTTCCTAATCTTCATGTGTTCTATTATTGG GGTAACAGCAATGCAAATGACGTGTTTTATCGGATTAAAGAATTCCACAGCAACTATTACAACAGCTTTGTCTAACTTAGTCCCGGCAAATACTTTCCTTCTTGCCGTCATTTGCGG GCTTGAAAAAGTAGGAGTGAGAACTAAAGCAGGACAAGCCAAAATGATGGGGACAATACTGTGCATTAGTGGAGCTGTGTTGCTATCATTATATCACGGGAAAGTGGTGATTGACAATCTGGGGATTCATTGGAAATATTCATCACATAATACGAGCAAAAATAACAGCCATGGCAACTTCTTTACTGGACCCTTTCTAGTCATAATCAGCACTATGGCTTATTCTGTATGGTTAATCATACAA CCAAGTGTTATTTTGAGGTACCCTGCTCCATATTCTAGCACAACATTGATGTTCTTCATGGCAAGCTTGGAGTGTGGAATTATTGCAATTTGTGTTAATCATGACAAAACTGCCTGGTCTTTGAATTCCATCAGAGCTATTTCAGTTCTTTATAAC GGAACTGTGAACTCGGCACTAGCATTGTATTTGGTTACATGGTGCATCAAAAGAAAAGGACCTTTATATGTCTCTATGTTCCTCCCCTTGATGTTAGTCATTTCTGCCTTTTTCAGCTGGACACTGCTCGGTGAGAAGTTATACGTTGGAAC AATTTTAGGGTCAATTGTGACTCTTACTGGATTCTATGTTTTTTTATGGGCGAAGAAAAAAGAGATAACGCGTGCCACAGAACATGTTGAGGAGGAGACGGAGGAGGAGGTGCGTAAAGAAAAGGACAAATTGACTAAGATTGATGACTTGGAAGTGCAATTCTCACAAAATTCAAATGCCAACTCAAATTAA
- the LOC132604329 gene encoding WAT1-related protein At1g09380-like isoform X2 — protein sequence MGKDLLPFLLMVVVQFALAGTAIITKLVMDEGMDPYVHLSYRQIIATISIAPFAYFIERKTRPKLTPFTLFLIFMCSIIGVTAMQMTCFIGLKNSTATITTALSNLVPANTFLLAVICGLEKVGVRTKAGQAKMMGTILCISGAVLLSLYHGKVVIDNLGIHWKYSSHNTSKNNSHGNFFTGPFLVIISTMAYSVWLIIQPSVILRYPAPYSSTTLMFFMASLECGIIAICVNHDKTAWSLNSIRAISVLYNGTVNSALALYLVTWCIKRKGPLYVSMFLPLMLVISAFFSWTLLGEKLYVGTKKR from the exons ATGGGTAAAGATCTATTGCCTTTCTTGTTAATGGTGGTGGTGCAATTTGCTCTTGCTGGCACAGCTATCATAACAAAGCTTGTTATGGATGAAGGCATGGACCCTTATGTCCATTTATCCTATCGACAAATTATTGCCACCATTTCTATTGCACCCTTTGCTTACTTTATCGAGAG GAAAACAAGGCCTAAGTTGACACCATTTACACTTTTCCTAATCTTCATGTGTTCTATTATTGG GGTAACAGCAATGCAAATGACGTGTTTTATCGGATTAAAGAATTCCACAGCAACTATTACAACAGCTTTGTCTAACTTAGTCCCGGCAAATACTTTCCTTCTTGCCGTCATTTGCGG GCTTGAAAAAGTAGGAGTGAGAACTAAAGCAGGACAAGCCAAAATGATGGGGACAATACTGTGCATTAGTGGAGCTGTGTTGCTATCATTATATCACGGGAAAGTGGTGATTGACAATCTGGGGATTCATTGGAAATATTCATCACATAATACGAGCAAAAATAACAGCCATGGCAACTTCTTTACTGGACCCTTTCTAGTCATAATCAGCACTATGGCTTATTCTGTATGGTTAATCATACAA CCAAGTGTTATTTTGAGGTACCCTGCTCCATATTCTAGCACAACATTGATGTTCTTCATGGCAAGCTTGGAGTGTGGAATTATTGCAATTTGTGTTAATCATGACAAAACTGCCTGGTCTTTGAATTCCATCAGAGCTATTTCAGTTCTTTATAAC GGAACTGTGAACTCGGCACTAGCATTGTATTTGGTTACATGGTGCATCAAAAGAAAAGGACCTTTATATGTCTCTATGTTCCTCCCCTTGATGTTAGTCATTTCTGCCTTTTTCAGCTGGACACTGCTCGGTGAGAAGTTATACGTTGGAAC AAAAAAGAGATAA